Within the Flavobacterium sp. CG_23.5 genome, the region CCACTTCTCACAGTAACTGATCCATTAGCGGCACTCTTTTTCAAAATAATGTTCATTACTCCTGCAATCGCATCAGATCCGTATTGTGCAGATGCACCATCACGAAGAATCTCTACTCTTTCGATAGCGTCAGTAGGAATTGCAGAGATATCTGCACCTGTTTCCCCACGTCCTGGAGAGGTTTGTACATAAAGTAAAGAACTTAAGTTTTTACGTTTTCCGTTGATTAGGATTAAGGTTCTACTTGGTCCCATATTTCTAATTTCGTATGGATCAAGTAAGGAAGTCGCATCATTAACAGGCGTTTGAACCGTGTTAAATGATGGAATTTTGTACTGTAATGCCTTATCAAAAGAAGCTTGACCGGTTGAAGCCAAATCTTTTGAAGAGATCACATCAATAGGAAGCGCAGTAGTAGTGTTACTCCTAGGTGCAGTTCTTGTTCCAGTAACCACAATCTCGTCTAGCGCTTGTCCACCTTCCTCAGATAAAACAACATCAATTGTGGAACTTGTTGCTTCTTTTTCCAATTTAGAAAAACCAACGTAACTGAAGACCAATGTGGCTCCGTCTTTAACCTTGATTTTATAGGCCCCATCAATATCTGTTGAGACGCCGTTGTTTGTTCCTTTTTCGATGATGTTAACGCCAGGCAGAGCAGCGCCAGAATTATCTTTTACAACGCCGGTGATTTCTTTTTGTGCAAAAAGAAAACTGACATTAAGCAGTAAAAATAGTAATGCAATTTTTTTCATAATAAGTTGTGTTTGGTTTATTGTTAAGTCTAATTTCTTATGCAATATAATTTTTTTTTTAACAAAACATTAAGGATAGCGGTTTTTTTTATAAAAAAGTTATTAAAATTATTTTAATGCTCCGTTTTTTGAAGGGAATATTTATTATAGCTTATATTTGCAAACTTTTAAAGTAAACACTAGAACGAATAGCAGTAAATGCTATCTGTAAACATAAAGATCATGAAAGCAGGAATTGTAGGATTGCCAAATGTTGGAAAATCAACATTGTTTAATTGTTTGTCAAATGCAAAAGCGCAAAGTGCCAACTTTCCTTTTTGTACAATCGAACCTAATATAGGTGTAGTAAATGTTCCTGATTCCAGAATTGAAAAACTGGAAGAATTGGTTAAACCAGAACGCGTACAAATGGCAACAGTTGATATTGTTGATATTGCAGGTTTAGTTAAAGGAGCCAGCAAAGGCGAAGGTTTAGGAAATCAGTTTCTTGGTAATATTAGAGAATGTAATGCGATTATTCACGTATTGCGTTGTTTTGACAATGATAATATTGTTCACGTGGACGGAAATGTAAATCCAATTCGTGACAAAGAAACGATTGATATCGAGTTGCAATTGAAAGATTTAGAGAATGTTGAAAAACGTTTGGAAAAAGTAAATCGTGCCGCCAAAACAGGAAACAAAGAGGCGCAAACCGAAAAAGCACTTTTAGATAGAATTAGAGAAACGTTACTTCAAGCAAAATCAGCTAGAACGGTGACTCCGCAAAACAACGATGAAGAAGTTTTAATGGAATCTTTTCAACTGATTACGGCAAAACCAGTTTTGTACGTTTGTAATGTAGATGAGAATTCAGCGGTAAACGGAAATGCCTACGTAGATCAGATTCGGGAATTAGTAAAAGATGAAGATGCCGAAGTAATCATTCTTTCGGTAGGAGCTGAGGCTGATATTACTGAATTGGAAAGTTATGAAGAGCGTCAGGTTTTTCTTGAAGATATGGGATTAACGGAGCCTGGAGCATCCGTTTTGATTCGTGCAGCTTATAAATTATTAAAACAGCAAACCTATTTTACGGCTGGTGTCAAAGAAGTTCGCGCCTGGACGATCAATATTGGAGCAACTGCACCACAAGCAGCTGGGGTTATCCACACGGATTTCGAAAAAGGTTTCATCCGCGCCGAAGTTATTGCTTATGAAGATTTTGTGCAATACGGTTCTGAAGCCAAATGCAAAGAGGCTGGAAAATTCAAAGTAGAAGGAAAAGAATATGTGGTTAAAGATGGTGATGTGATGCATTTCCGTTTTAACGTCTAAGTTATTGCGAGGAATGAAGCAACCTTATTAAATAAATTTGAAAGCCTGCAGAAGAAATTTTGCAGGTTTTTTTTGTACCTAATCCAGCTTTACACTTCAAGATTTTCCCATCAATCTCTTTTTTCTAAGTCATAAAAGGAGCTTCCGTTGGTCGCTCTTTTATGACAAGAAAAAATAAGATTGATTTGAAAAATGCTTTCCGTTTCAATCTGGGGTAAAAGTGATGCAGATAAAAATAAAGACTCGTTTTGACTTATTTATTTTGTAATCTGTGAATCAGTGGCTAATTATTTTATTACTGTTTTATTTTTACTACTTTTAACAAAAACGAACTATCATGAAAATAATCGCCTTTGGCGCAAGCCCTAGTAAGAATTCTATCAATAAGAAATTAGCGACCTACGCGGCTCATTTCTTTGAAAATGGGGAAGTTGAAGTTTTGGATTTAAATGATTTCCAAATGCCAATTTATAGCGTGGATATCGAAGAAGAAATAGGACACCATGCATTGGCGCAAGCGTTTTTAGATAAAATTGCTACTGCTGATATTGTAGTGGTTTCCATGGCAGAGAATAACGGAAATTATTCCGTGGCATTCAAAAATATTTTCGATTGGTGTACTAGAATAAATGCAAAAGTTTTTCAGGAAAAACCCATGCTGCTGATGGCAACATCTCCCGGAGCAAAAGGAGGAGCAAGCGTATTGGGAATCGCTAAAAATGCGTTTCCATTTTATGGTGGAAATATAAAAGAAACATTTTCTTTACCTAGTTTCGATGTAAACTTTGATAGTGCAAACGGTAAGATTTCCAACGCTGAATTGGATAATCAGTTGAAAAAGCTCGTTGACAATTTTTAATTTTTATAATGAAATCCTATAATCCTAAATCAAAAATCTCAGATTCTTTGTCAATATCATTCTTGATAACTTTGGGGTCATAGTCTTTTAAAGTATATTGAGATATCCTATATTAGCACCAAATCCACAAAATCTACAATGTCCGATCAAAATCAATATACCGAAGATAATATTCGGTCACTCGACTGGAAAGAACATATTCGCATGCGTCCTGGAATGTACATCGGGAAATTGGGAGATGGTTCCTCGCCAGATGATGGTATTTATATCCTTTTAAAAGAAGTTCTCGACAACTGTATCGATGAATTTGTCATGGGTGCGGGAAAAACTATTGAGGTAACTATTAAGGATAAGACCGTTACCGTTAGAGATTACGGTCGTGGAATTCCGTTGGGAAAAGTGATTGATGTGGTTTCCAAGATGAATACTGGAGGGAAATACGATTCTTTGGCATTTAAAAAATCCGTTGGTTTGAATGGAGTAGGGACAAAAGCAGTAAATGCTTTGTCTAATTATTTCCGTGTAGAATCCGTTCGGGATGAGAAACAAAAAGCAGCGGAATTTTCCGCAGGGAATTTAGTTCTAGAAGAAGCTATTATTGAAACCACGAAGCGTAAAGGAACTAAAGTTACTTTTATTCCAGATGAAGCGATTTTCAAAAATTACAAATTCCGTTTCGAGTATATAATCAAAATGCTTAAAAACTATTGTTATCTAAACAATGGTTTAACTATTTTATTCAATGGCGAAAAATATTTTTCTGAAAATGGTCTGAAAGACTTATTGGAAGAAACCATCCATGCGGATGATTTGGAATACCCAATCATTCACTTGAAAGGAGAAGATATAGAAATCGCCCTAACACATAGTAAATCGCAGTACAGCGAAGAATACCATTCCTTTGTAAACGGACAAAACACAACGCAAGGAGGGACACATCTTGCCGCCTATCGTGAAGCAATTGTAAAAACCATCCGGGAGTTTTATAATAAAAATTTTGAAGCGTCAGATGTTCGAAAATCTATTGTTACGGCGGTAAGTATTAAAGTAATGGAGCCGGTTTTTGAGTCACAAACCAAAACCAAATTAGGTTCTACGGATATGGGCTCTGAGCCAGGAATGCCCTCGGTGCGTACATTTGTAAATGATTTTGTGAAAACAAAATTAGACAATTACTTACACAAGAATCCTCCAACAGCAGACGCGCTCTTGCGAAAAATTCTTCAAGCCGAAAGAGAGCGTAAAGAACTGTCTGGTATTCGAAAATTAGCTACAGATCGTGCCAAAAAAGCGAATTTACACAACAAGAAATTAAGAGATTGCCGCGCCCATCTTCCGGATACAAAACATCCTAAAAATCTGGAAAGTACCCTTTTTATCACGGAGGGAGATTCGGCATCTGGATCCATTACAAAATCACGTGATGTCAATACACAAGCTGTTTTTAGCTTGCGTGGAAAGCCTTTGAATTCGTACGGAATGAGCAAGAAAATTGTGTATGAAAATGAAGAATTCAATTTATTGCAAGCAGCGCTAGATATTGAAGATGGATTAGAGAAATTACGGTACAACAACATTGTAATCGCTACAGATGCCGATGTCGATGGAATGCACATTCGCTTGTTGCTGATTACGTTCTTTCTACAATTTTTCCCAGAATTGATAAAAGAAGGTCATTTGTATATTTTGCAAACGCCACTTTTTAGAGTTCGAAACAAAAAAGAAACAATATACTGCTATTCTGATGACGAACGAAAAGCTGCCATCGAAAAATTAAAACCAAAACCGGAAATCACTCGATTTAAAGGATTGGGGGAAATTTCCCCAGATGAGTTCAAAAATTTCATTGGAGAAACCATTCGTTTAGATCCTATTATGATGGATAAAAATACCTCGATTGAGCAATTATTGTCTTTTTATATGGGCAAAAATACGCCGGATCGTCAGGAATTTATCATCAAGAATCTGAAGGTAGATTTGGATGTGATCGAAAAGAATTAATATTTAATATTTGAATTATGATTAGCAAAAAAAATCTGATTTATACCATAATAGCTTTTGTCGTTGGTTTTTTAGTGACTTTTTTTATTATTAAAAGTTTGAAATAATAAAGACTAGCCTCATTCAAAAAAGAAACAAGGAATAATAAAATTGATGTCAGAAAATCTTCAAAATAATACATTATTCACTCAAGTTGTTGATTTGCTTCAACTATCAAAACAGCAAGTAATAAGAACAATAAACCAAACCATGGTTTATACTTATTATGAGATTGGGCGCATGATTGTAGAAGAAGAACAAAACGGAAAAGATAGGGCTGAATATGGTAAGCAACTGTTAAAGGGACTTTCAAAGCAGCTTAATAATGAGTTTGGAAAGGGGTTTTCTGTAGTTAATTTAGAGAATATGAGGAAGTTTTATTTGGCTTACTCAATTTCCGAGACACTGTCTCGGATTTTACAAATTCAAAAATCCCAGTCACTGACTGGGGAATTGAATACTAAGATATCTCAGTCACTGACTGGGGTTTCTGAAAATCAAAAAGTGCAGTCGCTGATTTCGTTTTTCAAACTAACTTGGACACATTATGTTTTCTTAATGCGAATTGACCATGAGCAAGAAAGACGTTTTTACGAAATAGAATCCGAAAAATACAACTGGAGCGTTCGAGAATTACAACGTCAATACGATTCTGCTTTATATACCAGATTGGCTCTAAGTAGAGATAAAGAAGGGATTTTAAAACTTTCTGAAAAAGGTCAGATTTTTGAGAAACCTAAAGATATAATCAAAGATCCGTATATTCTTGAATTTCTTGGACTGCCAGAATTGCATCAATATTCTGAATCAGAATTAGAAGAAGAAATCATTAATAAGCTCGAACATTTTCTGCTAGAATTAGGTCATGGTTTTACCTTTGTTTCGAGACAAAAAAGAATCACTTTTGATGATAAACATTTTAGAATTGACTTGGTTTTTTACAACCGAATATTAAAATGTTTTGTTTTAATTGACTTGAAAATTGGAGAGTTAAAACATCAGGATTTGGGTCAAATGCAAATGTATGTGAATTATTACGACCGAGAAATGCGTTTAGAAGATGAAAATAAAACGATTGGAATAGTACTTTGCCAAAACAAAAGCGATTTGGTGGTGGAATACACTTTACCTGAAAATAACGAACAAATATTTGCCAGTAAATACAAAACGGTATTGCCGAGTAAAGAAGATTTATTGAAACTAATTGAGCAGATATAAAAGCTTATAAGTTGGTTGGTTAAACAACCTAAAACAATTAAACTTTTAAACCTTAAACTTTTACATGAAAGACGAAGAAGAAGATAACATAATTCCAAACGAAGACGAATCGCAAGACGAGTCAAATGAATCAAACGAATCAAATGACGAAGGTTTTGACGATATCGTGTCTTCTGGAGGACAGCATTTTTACGACAATCAAGAAGACGGAAACGATACCATTACCAAAGTTACGGGAATGTACAAAGACTGGTTTCTAGATTATGCTTCCTATGTAATTCTGGAGCGTGCCGTTCCTGCAATTGAGGATGGATTTAAACCGGTACAACGCCGAATCATGCACTCGTTGAAAGAGCTGGATGACGGTCGCTACAATAAAGTGGCCAATGTTGTTGGGCACACTATGCAATATCATCCTCACGGAGATCAGAGTATTGGTGATGCGATGGTACAAATTGGTCAGAAAGAATTACTAATTGACTGTCAGGGAAACTGGGGGAATATTTTAACTGGTGATGGCGCAGCAGCTTCCCGTTATATCGAAGCACGTTTGTCCAAATTTGCTTTGGAGGTTTTGTATTCTCCAAAAATTACGGATTGGGGTGTTTCTTATGATGGGCGACGAGCGGAGCCGAACAATCTTCCGGTGAAGTTTCCTTTATTGCTTGCCTCCGGTGCTGAAGGTATTGCTGTTGGTCTTTCGACGAAAGTCTTGCCTCATAATTTTAACGAATTAATAGATTCATCGATAAAAATATTAAAGGGAAAACCTTTTACGATTTATCCCGATTTTATGACACAAGGTATTGCAGATGTGTCGAATTATAATGACGGTTTGCGCGGCGGTCGTGTTCGAGTTCGTGCTAAAATTGCGCAACTTGATAAAAATACTTTGGTGATTACCCAGATTCCGTTCTCTACCAATACGACGACTTTGATTGACAGTATTTTGAAAGCCAATGACAAAGGTAAAATCAAAATCAAAAAAATAGAGGATAATACCGCGGCTGATGTCGAGATTTTAATCCATCTTTTTCCTGGTGTTTCTCCTGATAAAACCATTGATGCATTATTTGCTTTTACGGCTTGCGAAACTTCGGTGGCGCCATTGGGTTGCGTAATTGAAGATAACAAACCATTGTTTATCGGGGTTTCTGAAATGTTGAAAATTTCAACGCACAGAACCGTTCAATTGCTTAAAAGTGAACTCGAAATTCAGTTGAGTGAATTGGAGGAACAATGGCATTTTCTTTCTTTGGAACGTATTTTTATCGAAAATAAAATCTATCGTGACATTGAAGAAATGACAACTCGTGAAACGGTAATAAAAGCGGTTGATGATGGCTTGAAACCACACATCAAACATTTAAAACGAGCGGTTACCGAAGACGATATTCTGCGTTTATTGGATATCCGAATCATGCGTATTTCTAAATTTGACAGCAATAAAGCGCAGGATAAAATTGAATCGCTGGAAGGTGATATTGAACAGGTAAAACACGATTTAGAACATCTGACTGATTTTGCGATAGCCTATTTTGCGAAGTTAAAAGAGAAGTACGGAAAAGGTCGTGAGCGCCAAACAGAGCTCCGTATTTTTGATGATATTGAAGCGACAAAAGTAGTGTTGCGAAATACTAAATTATATGTGAATAAGGAAGAAGGTTTCGTAGGAACGAGTTTGAAAAAAGACGAGTATGTTACCGATTGTTCTGATATTGATGATGTAATTGTTTTTCTTCGTGATGGAAAAATGATGATTACTAAAGTGGATGCTAAAACCTTTGTGGGGAAAGACATTATTCACATTGCTATTTTTGACAAAAGCGACAAGCGTACTATTTATAACATGATTTACCGTGATGGAAAATCGGGACCATCGTACATAAAACGTTTCAATGTTTCGGGTGTTACACGTGACAAAGCGTATGATTTGACAAATGAAACTGCAGGTTCTCAAGTGTTGTATTTTTCTTGTAATCCAAATGGAGAAGCAGAAGTGATAACCATTCTATTACGCCAAATTGGAACTGTCAAAAAACTGAAATTCGATATCGATTTTGCCAGTTTAGCCATTAAAGGTCGGGCTTCCAAAGGAAATTTGGTAACCAAATATCCCATCAAAAAAATCGAGTTGAAAGAGAAAGGAATCTCTACTTTATTGCCTAGAAAAGTTTGGTTTGATGATACGGTTCAACGATTAAACGTAGATGGAAGGGGAGAGTTGCTTGGCGAATTTAGACCAAATGATAAAATATTGGTTGTTTCACAAACTGGTAAACTCAAAGTGATTACGCCTGAATTAGCGACGCATTTTGATGAAGATATGGTCGTTTTGGAAAAATGGATTCCCAAAAAACCAATATCTGCCATTTATTATGATGGTGAAAAAGAAAGATACTACGTTAAACGTTTCTTGGTAGAAACCGAAAATAAAGAAGAAAGTTTTATCACGGAACATCCTAACTCACAGTTGGAAATCGTGTCAACGGATTATCGTCCAGTTGCCGAATTGATTTTTCCTAAAGTGAAAGGAGTTCAAAAAGAGAATATGACTATAGATATCGAATCCTATATTAACATAAAAGGATTTAAGGCGCTTGGTAATCAATTGACAACCGATAAATTGAAACAGGTTAATCTTCTGGAATCTTTGCCGTACGAAATTCCGCAAGAGATTGTTCCGGAAAACATCGAGGTTGAAGGTGAAACAAATGGGGACGATTCTGCTGTTCAACTGGAAGATGATGGACAAATAACTTTGACTTTAGAATAAAAAAAAGCTTCCACGACGGAAGCTTTTTTTATGCACTGTTATTTTTTCTTTTTTGTCATTTTCATATTCAATATTTCTACAAGTAAAGAGAATGTGATAGCAAAATATAGATATCCTTTTGGTACCGGTGTTACGTGGTTTCCAAATATTAAAGCATTCGATAAATGGGCACTTTCCGTAAGTAACATAAACCCAATCAATATTAGAAATGATAAACCAAGAATTTGTATGGAAGGATGTTTGTTTACAAAATTTCCGACTGGTACCGCAAATTGCATCATTATTAAAACAGAAATAACCACTGCAGTGATCATGATATAAAGAGCGCCTTCAACTCCGTTTGTCATACCAACTGCGGTAAGAATACTGTCGAACGAGAAAACTAAATCAATCATAATGATTTGTAAAAGTACATTTTGAAACGATTTTGTTGCAGCCTTACCTAATTCTTTTTCTTCATGCCCTTTTTCGTCCACTTTTTCCCTAATTTCATTCGTACTCTTGTAAATTAAGAATAATCCACCACCAAGTAAAATGAGGCTTTGACCTGTAATTCCTGCTGAAAACCAACTTAGGTTAATGTTGAACCAAGGTTCTTTCATTTGAATTAACAAACTAATACCAAACAAAAGTCCGATTCTCATAAACATAGCTAAAAACATTCCAATTTTGGTAGCACTTTTTCGTTTCTCAATTGGCAATTTTCCAGTGGCAATCGAAATGAAAATAATGTTGTCAATTCCTAATACAATTTCCAGAAAGGTTAATGTTAATAGGGCAATCCACGCATCGGCATTTAAAAATACTTCCATTTTATTTAATTCTAATTTATAATTTTTCTCCTTTTATGTAATTTTAAAATGGCGTGTTAATCCGCAATTTTCGTAACCGTTCCTTTTTGTTTTGTATCTACACCAACCATTCCAAATTCAAAGGTATAGGAATTTTTTGATGTTGTCAAAATTTTCATGTCGATTGCTTTTTCCTCTGCTTTGTTTTTGGGATGCAATTTTCGCAAAATATATTCACAATCGTTTACCCATCGTATCGAAGCAGTATCCGTTTTTCCTTCAAAAGTTTCAATTTCAATGCTGCCATTGCGTTCAAAAACAGTTGTTTTTTTGACACCGTTTACTTTATATTCAAATTTAAATTTGCCTGTTTTGAAAGCTGCACAGTTGCGTTCCACATTATAACACGACATTAGTAACAGTAGTGGGAGGAGAAGTATTATTTTTTTCATTTTTTTAAGAGCGTTTATTTTTAATTTTTTTGGATTTATTCTGAATTTATTTCAGAAGCTATTTCCTGCTATTCGTTTCAATCTTTTCTTCGGCTAAAAAGCCTCAAAAAGGATTTCCACTGCTATCAGGGCTAGTTTATAATAGTTATTTCAATCGTTTTAATTCTTCGTCAGTAAAATTCTTGATACTTTTTTCTTGAGAAAATTTATCAGCATTATAACTGTTGGATTTGTTTTTTGGAATCGATAAACTTTCCCAAGCGCCATTTTTTAATTGTTTGGCATAAAAAACAATTTGCCCGACATGATATGGATAATGTGCCAATTGTCTGTTGATAGCTTCTGCAACGGCATGACCTTCGTTCCTAATATAAATAATTTCCGAAAGTTGCTCTGGTTGTAATCCGTTTAACGCAGTAAACAAACATTCCCAGCCTTTATTCCAAAGTGCTAAAACTTCCTCTTTGGTTTTTAAATCATTTTCGAATTCGGCATCTCGATTACGCCATTCTTTTTCACCATCAGTAGCCAAAAAATCAGTCCAGCGAGAAAGCATATTCCCCGAAAGGTGTTTTACCATCGTGGCAATACTGTTTGTATCTTCATTTGTAGCAGTAAAAAGCTGTTGCGGTTCCAGTTGCTCCATTGCTTTTTCTCCCAAGGTTTTGTAATAGAGAAATTGCTTTTTTACACTTTCAAGATATTGACTGTTTATTTCCATGATTAGATGATTTTAATATCATATTTGTCTAAAAGTCCTAGAAGTCCTTGTGCGGAAAACTTGGCTTTTTTCATAGGATTAAATTCCGGATCAATTTTATAATTGTAAGCTGAGGTAAAATCAACTCCTGCCAATTGCGTATCATTGAAGACAGCGTTATCTAAATTACAATTTTCAAAAACCGAATTCGTAAGATTGGCACCGCCAAAAGTAACTTCTTTCATCGAACAGGAATTGAACTTTGTTTTGGGCATTTTTTTATTGGCAAAAGACGAATAATCTAAAACGCAATCCTCAAAATTCACTGTAAATAAGAAGTCAGTACACATATTGAAATGGATTCCGAGTAATTTGCAGTTTTTAAAACTAACCGTTTTTAGGCTCGTTCCCGTCAAATCAGTCATTGCTAAATTGCAATCGATGAACTCGCAATCCATAAAAGTATTGTTTGAAAAATTACTGTTTGAGAAATCGCAATTCTTGAAAACACAATCTTCAAATTCTCGATTGTTAATTCTCTTATTAATCCAAATGACTTTGTCAAATGTTTTTTGAATGTGAATTAAATCTTCCATTAGTCGTTAAATAAGCTTTTCATAATTGTTTTTAATCCTAAATACATCAGAAACATTGCTGTCAAGCAAAATACTATTCCTATTCCCAAAACTAAATAATGCCAAGCATTTTCCTTGTTCATAAATGCGTTATAAATCAAGGATGGACCAATAAACAAAAGCGGTAAAGCTCCTGCCAGGTATTTTATTCCTTTTGATAATAATTCTTTGTTGGTTGCCATTTTAATTTGGGATTTTAATTTTTGATTTGGGATTTACCCTTCAATTACGTTCAGTATGTTGGACTGAAAACTGCGACTGAACACTGTTTACTGAGCACTGTAATAATCAACCGCTTTCCTGACGCTTCCATGTTTTTTTAATAATTCGCTGGCTTCTTCATATGAAACTGGAATTTCTCCCATAATCATTTTTACCCCACGATCAACTAGTTTGCTGTTGCTCAATTGCATATCGACCATTTTGTTACCTTTCACTTTCCCCAGTTGAATCATGGTGGCTGTCGAAATCATATTCAACACTAATTTCTGTGCTGTTCCCGCTTTCATACGGGAACTTCCGGTTACAAATTCAGGTCCTACAACCACATCGATAGGAAATTTTGCTGTCGATGAAAGTGGACTTCCTGCATTACAAGAAATACTTCCTGTAGTTATATTATTTTCGTTACAAGTTTGTAATCCTCCGATAACATAAGGTGTAGTTCCTGATGCGGCAATTCCAATCACTACATCATTCTCATTTATATTGTGTTCTTGTAAATCGATCCAAGCTTGGGTGGCGTTGTCCTCTGCATTTTCTACAGCTCTGCGAATGGCTTCATCACCACCGGCTATAATTCCGTTTACCAAGTCAAAAGGAACGCCAAAGGTTGGCGGACATTCCGAAGCATCAAGGATTCCGATACGGCCTGAAGTTCCGGCGCCAATATAGAATAATCTTCCGCCGAGTTTCATTTTAGCAACAATTTCAGTGACTAAAACTTCTATTTGGGGCAACGCTTTTTCTACTGCAAAAGGCACAGTTTTGTCTTCCTGATTGATGTTAGATAGCAATTCTGTAACCGACATTTTTTCTAAATGTTCGTATTTTGAGGATTGTTCGGTAGTTTTAGTAAATGTCATTTTTGTTAAAATTAAAATTATGTGTAGGGACAGCTCGCGAGCTATGCGTACGTTGCGTGCGTGAGGGATAGTAGTGGAAATCCTTTTTTTTAGAGCGTTAGCGGAATAAAAAAAGATTGCAACGGATAGCCCGGCCGCTTTTTCAGCGGACACGCCCAAATTATAAAATTATATAAAATACGCCAATCCAATTCCTAAAATAATCATAGAAACCTTGGCGATATTGAATTTGTGTCCTTCGCTGCTTTCGAAAATAATCGTGGATGAAATATGAAATAATATCCCAATTACAACGGCAGTTATTTCGTTATAATATTGATTTAATATAGGCAAATAACCCGATGAAAACGTTCCCAGCGGTGTCATAATCGCAAAAGTGATCATGAAAATAAAAATGGCTGTTTTATTTAAATTTGCATTGATAAAAAATGTTGTAAGAATGATCGCAATAGGTAGATGGTGTACGGCAATTCCAAGCGCTAAATCACTATGATGGCTTAATGGAAATCCTTCTAAAAAAGCGTGAATACAAAGGCTGATAAACAAAAGCCAAGGAATATGATTCATGTTTGCATGTCCATGAACATGGCCGTGTTCGGCGCCTTTGGAAAAAAATTCGAGTATGATTTGGAATAAAATTCCCAACATAATAAAAAGTCCAATATTGCTGTTTTTACTTTCATAAACTTCAGGTAATAAATGCATCACGGTCAATGAAAGCAAAAACGAACCACTAAAGGCCAACAGTAATTTGAGATTGGTTTTGTTGTTTGGTTTCAAAACTAAAGCGATACCGTACCCTAAAAGTACCGAAAGTAATGGAAAAAGATAATTCATTTATTTAAAAATCATGATTAGGCGTTCACTTTCTGTTTTATGGAATTTCTTTAACTTATAATCTCCAAAAATATCCAACAGGTAAATTCCAGCTTCTTCCATTAATTGTTCGAAATCGGGAAGTGTCAAGGCTTTTACTTTTTCGGTGAAATGAAATTTTTGTCCTTTGTCTTCAAATGCAATTTCTTTATAAATATGTCCGTCTTTTAGATAGCGCTTGATATGAAAATCGATTTCATCTACTGTTTTTATTTCCTCAGGAACCAAAGTATTGAGGACTTGATTGACATTCATAAAGTCAATCACGGCAAATCCATATTCGGATAAGCTGTCTTTGATCGCTTTTAGGGTCGTTAAATTATCTTCGTCATTCTCGAAATAACCAAAGCTGGTAAACAAGTTAAAAATGGCATCGTATTTTTCTTCAAAAGGTTCACGCATATCGTGAACTTTAAAATGTAAGGTTTCGTTCGTATTTTTACTGGCCTCTGCAATGCTGTTTTCA harbors:
- the ychF gene encoding redox-regulated ATPase YchF — encoded protein: MKAGIVGLPNVGKSTLFNCLSNAKAQSANFPFCTIEPNIGVVNVPDSRIEKLEELVKPERVQMATVDIVDIAGLVKGASKGEGLGNQFLGNIRECNAIIHVLRCFDNDNIVHVDGNVNPIRDKETIDIELQLKDLENVEKRLEKVNRAAKTGNKEAQTEKALLDRIRETLLQAKSARTVTPQNNDEEVLMESFQLITAKPVLYVCNVDENSAVNGNAYVDQIRELVKDEDAEVIILSVGAEADITELESYEERQVFLEDMGLTEPGASVLIRAAYKLLKQQTYFTAGVKEVRAWTINIGATAPQAAGVIHTDFEKGFIRAEVIAYEDFVQYGSEAKCKEAGKFKVEGKEYVVKDGDVMHFRFNV
- a CDS encoding NADPH-dependent FMN reductase, with product MKIIAFGASPSKNSINKKLATYAAHFFENGEVEVLDLNDFQMPIYSVDIEEEIGHHALAQAFLDKIATADIVVVSMAENNGNYSVAFKNIFDWCTRINAKVFQEKPMLLMATSPGAKGGASVLGIAKNAFPFYGGNIKETFSLPSFDVNFDSANGKISNAELDNQLKKLVDNF
- a CDS encoding DNA topoisomerase IV subunit B — its product is MSDQNQYTEDNIRSLDWKEHIRMRPGMYIGKLGDGSSPDDGIYILLKEVLDNCIDEFVMGAGKTIEVTIKDKTVTVRDYGRGIPLGKVIDVVSKMNTGGKYDSLAFKKSVGLNGVGTKAVNALSNYFRVESVRDEKQKAAEFSAGNLVLEEAIIETTKRKGTKVTFIPDEAIFKNYKFRFEYIIKMLKNYCYLNNGLTILFNGEKYFSENGLKDLLEETIHADDLEYPIIHLKGEDIEIALTHSKSQYSEEYHSFVNGQNTTQGGTHLAAYREAIVKTIREFYNKNFEASDVRKSIVTAVSIKVMEPVFESQTKTKLGSTDMGSEPGMPSVRTFVNDFVKTKLDNYLHKNPPTADALLRKILQAERERKELSGIRKLATDRAKKANLHNKKLRDCRAHLPDTKHPKNLESTLFITEGDSASGSITKSRDVNTQAVFSLRGKPLNSYGMSKKIVYENEEFNLLQAALDIEDGLEKLRYNNIVIATDADVDGMHIRLLLITFFLQFFPELIKEGHLYILQTPLFRVRNKKETIYCYSDDERKAAIEKLKPKPEITRFKGLGEISPDEFKNFIGETIRLDPIMMDKNTSIEQLLSFYMGKNTPDRQEFIIKNLKVDLDVIEKN
- a CDS encoding YhcG family protein, with the translated sequence MSENLQNNTLFTQVVDLLQLSKQQVIRTINQTMVYTYYEIGRMIVEEEQNGKDRAEYGKQLLKGLSKQLNNEFGKGFSVVNLENMRKFYLAYSISETLSRILQIQKSQSLTGELNTKISQSLTGVSENQKVQSLISFFKLTWTHYVFLMRIDHEQERRFYEIESEKYNWSVRELQRQYDSALYTRLALSRDKEGILKLSEKGQIFEKPKDIIKDPYILEFLGLPELHQYSESELEEEIINKLEHFLLELGHGFTFVSRQKRITFDDKHFRIDLVFYNRILKCFVLIDLKIGELKHQDLGQMQMYVNYYDREMRLEDENKTIGIVLCQNKSDLVVEYTLPENNEQIFASKYKTVLPSKEDLLKLIEQI